The genomic segment GACGACTTCTATCTTGATCCTCTGGCATTGCAGCCCAGAGACAGCCGTACCGATCTCGGGCGCTCCGAAATTCCGGTGGACATCCGGTTCAGCAATCCCAAGCTCATCCCGGGCCAGACCCACAGCAACACCTACTCGATCCGGCCACCGGAGAATCGCACCTACGATACTCTGAACGTCAATATGACCGGGCGCTGATTCCCCCGGCGCCACTTCGAACCTGTTCAGGCCACTGCTGCGTTCGGGGTGGCCGTCTTACCAAGTACGTCCTCGTAAAAGAAGGTCAGCGCCTGGGTGGCCTGGTTAAGCCTAGCCCGAGATACGCGGATCTTGTTGCTCAGATAATCCAGAAACAGCAGTTGATCTTCTGCCGCCAGATGAGCCGGGTCTTTTAGATCGTGAAACAGCACAAAACGGCTGATCCAGTGCAGGTAGGTTTGTTCGGCCCGCTGATTCAGCTGGCGTTTGCGGATGGCGGCCTGTACATCTCCGACCATACCGGGCCGTGAGTGCTCGAGCGCCTGGGTAATATCCATGGTGTGTACTCTTCAGAAAGCTTGTTGTTGTTATGTTGCGCGCATCATATGACAAACGTTTGAACGGCGCAAAACCGAAGGCGGTATTTTCCTGCGGTTGAGGGCTGCACGCGCCAAAGGGGCGGGCACAGCCCAGGGAGTATTACTTCAGTGAGTCGAGCTTATCGATGTACTGCTGCATAGCCTGATCGCTGGAGGTGCCTTTCAGCTTCTCCCAGGCGTCGTATTTGGCGCGGCCCACGAAATCCATCAT from the Marinobacter sp. LQ44 genome contains:
- a CDS encoding site-specific integrase, translating into MDITQALEHSRPGMVGDVQAAIRKRQLNQRAEQTYLHWISRFVLFHDLKDPAHLAAEDQLLFLDYLSNKIRVSRARLNQATQALTFFYEDVLGKTATPNAAVA